The proteins below are encoded in one region of Coffea arabica cultivar ET-39 chromosome 4c, Coffea Arabica ET-39 HiFi, whole genome shotgun sequence:
- the LOC113740351 gene encoding uncharacterized protein has product METGGKNSLIVEKREGEASSINPPTQQKMREADINGTVDEQGGDQSNEVEKNKVCLVRAVVENQDPSCKEVDDLTIRRFLRARNLDVEKASDMLLKCLKWRRMFVPSGHISSSEVPNEIAQNKMFVQGIDKKGRPIAVLIGARHFQNEIGGLDEFKRFVVFTLDRLGSRMPPGQEKFLVIADLQGWGYCNSDLRAYLGALSILQDYYPERLGKLLIIHVPYIFRAVWKAFYPFIDKNTKKKIILVKDKRLKATLLEDIDESQLPETYGGKLRLLPIHEDAQPTT; this is encoded by the exons atggAAACGGGAGGGAAAAATAGTCTAATAGTGGAGAAGAGGGAGGGCGAGGCTTCTTCAATCAACCCTCCTACACAACAAAAAATGAGAGAAGCAGATATTAATGGTACTGTGGACGAACAAGGTGGTGATCAGAGCAATGAGGTGGAGAAAAACAAAGTTTGCCTCGTGAGAGCCGTAGTTGAAAATCAAGATCCTTCTTGCAAG GAGGTTGATGATCTAACAATCCGAAGGTTTCTTCGTGCTCGGAATCTAGACGTAGAGAAAGCTTCTGATATGCTCCTAAAGTGCCTGAAATGGAGAAGAATGTTTGTTCCCAGTGGCCACATTTCCTCTTCTGAAGTTCCAAATGAAATAGCACAGAACAAGATGTTCGTGCAAGGAATAGATAAGAAGGGACGACCAATTGCTGTACTCATCGGAGCCAGACATTTCCAAAACGAAATTGGAGGTCTAGACGAGTTCAAAC GTTTTGTAGTTTTCACTTTGGACAGATTGGGCTCCAG GATGCCACCCGGGCAAGAGAAGTTCTTAGTAATTGCAGATCTTCAAGGATGGGGGTACTGTAACAGTGATCTCCGTGCCTATCTTGGAGCTCTATCCATCTTGCAG GACTACTACCCGGAAAGACTTGGAAAGTTGTTGATTATTCACGTGCCTTACATATTCAGGGCGGTCTGGAAGGCTTTTTACCCATTTATTGAcaaaaataccaagaaaaaG aTTATCCTTGTGAAGGACAAACGGCTGAAGGCGACTCTACTTGAAGACATTGATGAAAGCCAACTTCCTGAAACTTATGGAGGCAAACTACGTCTGCTTCCCATCCATGAAGATGCCCAACCAACAACATAA
- the LOC113740349 gene encoding pentatricopeptide repeat-containing protein At5g50990 isoform X1: MMMTRIVAGKWRFSISLLPSQLNYSATFISRPQLLIPPAQQSYNSDTGYQTLVQILEACKSSHDLRTVIAMHAKIVKHGYGMYPSMLSLLISIYVTCQCRNLACELQKEISYRNVDIVSANLIISSFMKIGEINIAKKIFQNVPSRDVVTWNSLIGGCVKNASFQEALSTFREMLRRQIEPDGFTFASTIAACARLGALHHGKWIHSMMIEKRIELNYILSSALVDMYAKCGQINTAKEIFDGVQRTDVSIWNAMINGLAIHGLALDAIAIFSRMKGENVLPNSITFIGILTACSHCGLVEEGRKYFDLMRTLYLIQPQLEHYGAMVDLLGRAGRLEEAYGIIKEMTVEPDIVIWRALLSACRMHKNSELGEVAIEKISHLSSGDYVLMSNIYCSIKKWDSSEGMRYMMKENGVRKCSGKSWLEFGGAIHQFNAGDKSHCEAILIDKVLESLIHRTKIEGFMSETDLVFMDVSEEEKEENLNYHSEKLAVAYGILKSSPGAEILISKNLRTCLDCHSWMKVVSKLLNRVIIVRDRIRFHRFERGTCTCRDYW, encoded by the coding sequence GCTATCAGACACTTGTGCAGATTCTTGAAGCATGCAAGTCCTCTCATGATTTGAGAACTGTGATCGCAATGCATGCTAAGATTGTTAAACATGGGTATGGGATGTACCCATCTATGTTGTCATTGTTGATATCCATATATGTTACCTGTCAATGCCGCAACCTTGCTTGCGAATTGCAGAAGGAAATTTCGTACCGGAATGTTGATATTGTCTCTGCAAATTTAATCATTTCAAGTTTCATGAAGATAGGAGAAATTAATATTGCCAAGAAGATATTTCAGAATGTGCCTTCCCGTGATGTAGTCACTTGGAACTCGCTGATTGGAGGTTGTGTAAAAAATGCTTCATTTCAGGAAGCATTGAGTACTTTCAGAGAGATGTTGAGAAGACAAATTGAACCAGATGGATTTACATTTGCATCTACTATTGCTGCATGTGCTAGACTTGGAGCTCTTCATCATGGGAAGTGGATACATAGTATGATGATAGAGAAAAGAATTGAACTAAATTACATCTTATCTTCTGCATTGGTAGACATGTATGCAAAATGTGGGCAAATTAACactgcaaaagaaatttttgatGGTGTCCAACGCACTGATGTTTCTATATGGAATGCGATGATTAATGGATTAGCAATTCATGGCCTTGCTTTGGATGCTATTGCAATATTCTCAAGGATGAAAGGGGAAAATGTCTTGCCCAATTCAATAACTTTTATTGGGATTCTAACTGCATGTAGCCATTGTGGCTTGGTTGAAGAGGGTCGCAAATATTTTGATCTGATGAGAACCTTATACTTGATCCAGCCACAGCTTGAGCACTATGGAGCCATGGTTGACCTGTTGGGGAGAGCTGGACGTCTAGAAGAAGCCTATGGAATAATTAAGGAAATGACTGTCGAACCTGATATTGTTATATGGAGAGCATTACTCAGCGCCTGCAGAATGCATAAGAACTCTGAGTTGGGTGAAGTAGCCATTGAAAAGATTTCACATCTTAGTAGTGGAGATTATGTTTTAATGTCAAATATTTACTGCTCCATCAAAAAGTGGGACAGCTCTGAGGGGATGAGATACATGATGAAGGAAAACGGTGTTCGTAAATGTAGTGGAAAAAGTTGGCTGGAATTTGGTGGTGCAATTCACCAATTCAATGCTGGTGACAAATCACATTGTGAGGCTATTCTGATAGACAAAGTGTTGGAATCATTGATCCATAGAACCAAAATAGAGGGGTTTATGTCTGAAACAGACTTGGTTTTTATGGATGTTTCTGAGGAGGAAAAGGAGGAAAACTTGAATTATCACAGTGAAAAGTTGGCTGTGGCCTATGGGATACTAAAATCAAGTCCTGGGGCTGAAATTCTGATATCCAAAAACCTTCGGACTTGTCTTGATTGCCACTCCTGGATGAAAGTTGTATCAAAGCTATTAAACAGGGTGATAATTGTGAGGGACAGGATTCGATTTCACAGGTTTGAGCGTGGAACCTGTACCTGCAGAGACTATTGGTAG
- the LOC113740349 gene encoding pentatricopeptide repeat-containing protein At5g50990 isoform X2: MHAKIVKHGYGMYPSMLSLLISIYVTCQCRNLACELQKEISYRNVDIVSANLIISSFMKIGEINIAKKIFQNVPSRDVVTWNSLIGGCVKNASFQEALSTFREMLRRQIEPDGFTFASTIAACARLGALHHGKWIHSMMIEKRIELNYILSSALVDMYAKCGQINTAKEIFDGVQRTDVSIWNAMINGLAIHGLALDAIAIFSRMKGENVLPNSITFIGILTACSHCGLVEEGRKYFDLMRTLYLIQPQLEHYGAMVDLLGRAGRLEEAYGIIKEMTVEPDIVIWRALLSACRMHKNSELGEVAIEKISHLSSGDYVLMSNIYCSIKKWDSSEGMRYMMKENGVRKCSGKSWLEFGGAIHQFNAGDKSHCEAILIDKVLESLIHRTKIEGFMSETDLVFMDVSEEEKEENLNYHSEKLAVAYGILKSSPGAEILISKNLRTCLDCHSWMKVVSKLLNRVIIVRDRIRFHRFERGTCTCRDYW; encoded by the coding sequence ATGCATGCTAAGATTGTTAAACATGGGTATGGGATGTACCCATCTATGTTGTCATTGTTGATATCCATATATGTTACCTGTCAATGCCGCAACCTTGCTTGCGAATTGCAGAAGGAAATTTCGTACCGGAATGTTGATATTGTCTCTGCAAATTTAATCATTTCAAGTTTCATGAAGATAGGAGAAATTAATATTGCCAAGAAGATATTTCAGAATGTGCCTTCCCGTGATGTAGTCACTTGGAACTCGCTGATTGGAGGTTGTGTAAAAAATGCTTCATTTCAGGAAGCATTGAGTACTTTCAGAGAGATGTTGAGAAGACAAATTGAACCAGATGGATTTACATTTGCATCTACTATTGCTGCATGTGCTAGACTTGGAGCTCTTCATCATGGGAAGTGGATACATAGTATGATGATAGAGAAAAGAATTGAACTAAATTACATCTTATCTTCTGCATTGGTAGACATGTATGCAAAATGTGGGCAAATTAACactgcaaaagaaatttttgatGGTGTCCAACGCACTGATGTTTCTATATGGAATGCGATGATTAATGGATTAGCAATTCATGGCCTTGCTTTGGATGCTATTGCAATATTCTCAAGGATGAAAGGGGAAAATGTCTTGCCCAATTCAATAACTTTTATTGGGATTCTAACTGCATGTAGCCATTGTGGCTTGGTTGAAGAGGGTCGCAAATATTTTGATCTGATGAGAACCTTATACTTGATCCAGCCACAGCTTGAGCACTATGGAGCCATGGTTGACCTGTTGGGGAGAGCTGGACGTCTAGAAGAAGCCTATGGAATAATTAAGGAAATGACTGTCGAACCTGATATTGTTATATGGAGAGCATTACTCAGCGCCTGCAGAATGCATAAGAACTCTGAGTTGGGTGAAGTAGCCATTGAAAAGATTTCACATCTTAGTAGTGGAGATTATGTTTTAATGTCAAATATTTACTGCTCCATCAAAAAGTGGGACAGCTCTGAGGGGATGAGATACATGATGAAGGAAAACGGTGTTCGTAAATGTAGTGGAAAAAGTTGGCTGGAATTTGGTGGTGCAATTCACCAATTCAATGCTGGTGACAAATCACATTGTGAGGCTATTCTGATAGACAAAGTGTTGGAATCATTGATCCATAGAACCAAAATAGAGGGGTTTATGTCTGAAACAGACTTGGTTTTTATGGATGTTTCTGAGGAGGAAAAGGAGGAAAACTTGAATTATCACAGTGAAAAGTTGGCTGTGGCCTATGGGATACTAAAATCAAGTCCTGGGGCTGAAATTCTGATATCCAAAAACCTTCGGACTTGTCTTGATTGCCACTCCTGGATGAAAGTTGTATCAAAGCTATTAAACAGGGTGATAATTGTGAGGGACAGGATTCGATTTCACAGGTTTGAGCGTGGAACCTGTACCTGCAGAGACTATTGGTAG